Proteins from a single region of Paramormyrops kingsleyae isolate MSU_618 chromosome 9, PKINGS_0.4, whole genome shotgun sequence:
- the LOC111838472 gene encoding gonadotropin-releasing hormone II receptor-like: MQKNFSHLMPMELHASPNSSNSSNPTPMGKWEAPTFTRAALFRVGATSVLFLFAAASNLAVLVSVVRGRGRRLAAHLRPLIMSLAVADLMMTFIVMPLDMVWNITVQWYAGDAMCKLLCFLKLFAMHSSAFILVVISLDRHHAILHPLDSVDAKRRNKKMLMLAWSLSLLLASPQLFIFRAIKAEGVDFTQCITHGSFRQRWHETVYNMFHFVTLYVIPLLVMTCCYIRILVEINRQIHKRKDRELHLRCSGTDMIPKARMKTLKMTIIIVLSFVVCWTPYYLLGIWYWFQPQMLQVTPEYVHHILFVFGNLNTCCDPVIYGFYTPSFRADLAGYWCCRSRDSSPRSLDRLSGRPRHHSVGPDSDALSGDQQRGTEG; the protein is encoded by the exons ATGCAGAAGAACTTTTCCCACTTGATGCCAATGGAGCTGCATGCATCACCAAACTCCTCCAACAGTTCTAACCCCACGCCAATGGGCAAATGGGAGGCGCCAACCTTCACACGGGCAGCCCTGTTCCGGGTGGGAGCCACATCGGTGCTCTTCCTGTTTGCCGCCGCCAGTAACTTGGCCGTGCTGGTGAGCGTGGTTCGGGGCCGAGGCCGGAGACTGGCAGCTCACCTGCGGCCGCTCATCATGAGCCTGGCGGTGGCCGACTTGATGATGACCTTCATCGTCATGCCCCTGGATATGGTGTGGAACATCACGGTGCAGTGGTACGCCGGCGATGCCATGTGCAAGCTGCTCTGCTTCCTCAAGCTCTTCGCCATGCACTCGTCCGCCTTCATCCTGGTGGTCATCAGCCTGGACCGGCACCATGCTATCCTGCACCCGCTTGACTCTGTCGACGCTAAACGCAGGAACAAGAAAATGCTGATGCTGGCCTGGTCCCTCAGCCTGCTCCTGGCATCCCCACAG CTCTTTATCTTCAGGGCAATCAAGGCTGAGGGTGTAGACTTCACTCAGTGCATCACCCATGGTAGCTTCCGGCAACGCTGGCATGAGACCGTCTACAACATGTTTCATTTCGTCACGCTCTACGTCATCCCCCTGCTGGTCATGACCTGCTGCTACATCCGAATCCTGGTTGAGATCAACAGACAGATCCACAAGCGCAAAG ATAGAGAATTGCACTTAAGATGTAGTGGAACAGATATGATCCCCAAAGCACGCATGAAGACCCTGAAGATGACCATCATCATTGTTTTATCGTTTGTGGTGTGCTGGACGCCCTATTATCTTCTGGGAATTTGGTACTGGTTCCAGCCGCAGATGCTGCAGGTGACGCCTGAGTATGTCCACCACATCCTCTTTGTGTTTGGCAACCTCAACACATGCTGTGATCCCGTCATCTACGGATTCTATACCCCGTCTTTCCGTGCTGACCTTGCTGGCTACTGGTGCTGCCGATCCCGCGACTCCTCTCCCAGGTCCTTGGACCGCCTTTCTGGCCGACCAAGACACCACAGTGTTGGGCCGGACTCTGATGCCCTCAGTGGGGACCAGCAGAGAGGCACAGAAGGATAG